A genomic window from Sphingobacterium spiritivorum includes:
- a CDS encoding PIG-L family deacetylase, which translates to MIIRNITIALCMIANTHLLYAQPALPTPSSEIKLKLEKLSSLGSVLYFAAHPDDENTRLIAWLAQEKKYRTAYLSLTRGDGGQNLIGTEIGKELGLIRTQELLKARSIDKGEQFFSTAYDFGFSKTYAETFDFWEKDEVLKEAVWIIRKFQPDVIITRFPPDERGGHGHHQASAILAIEAFKIAGDPKVYPEQLKYVKPWAAKRLLWNTFNFGDIKTTADNQFNLEIGDYNPLIGKSYGEIASESRSSHKSQGFGASRQRGNTREYFELLGGEAPETDLMDGVETSWKRVTNNPAIQQKITQLNQNFNISHPEASVTGLTELLQLVQKVDDAHWKTQKTKEIKELILDCAGIWIESYTDQPKFVLGTTISVANDAIVRRPDVKVELSAINNTAVNKSLSYNSILTEKNNQTATPVSQPYWLDKEGTLGKFNVDDLTLVGNPENPDALHNTFTLKINGVPVTFDRPVLFKYTHPVRGEVYEPLIISPAVTANILSSAVVARLGEPKTVEILFQAHTDQPQTTEVSFDVPKNWTVSPQKLSLDFKNKETEISQKIILTPLSKDVRLDSLQISIDNKAALSYHSIAYDHIPKITWFPPAKVRLTGLDINIPQKKVGYIEGAGDLVASSLKDIGISVTPLRESEIVNDQLQDYDAIIVGIRAFNVNNRMSALMPHLLKYVRSGGTLVEQYNVNNGLKSKTFGPYPFQITRDRVTDENATVQFDKESPVLQTPNKITAADFDGWIQERGLYFASQIDSKYATPLVMNDKNESPNNGSLLVVNEGKGKFVYTSLSFFRQLPAGVPGAYRLFVNLLSKQSQ; encoded by the coding sequence ATGATTATAAGGAATATCACTATTGCTCTTTGCATGATCGCAAACACTCATCTATTATACGCTCAACCTGCACTACCGACACCTTCATCCGAAATCAAGCTCAAACTGGAGAAACTAAGCTCACTGGGATCTGTACTCTATTTTGCCGCACATCCGGACGATGAAAATACAAGACTTATTGCCTGGCTTGCGCAGGAAAAAAAATACAGAACGGCTTATCTGTCCCTTACACGTGGTGATGGCGGACAGAATCTGATCGGGACAGAAATTGGCAAAGAACTGGGACTGATCCGTACCCAAGAACTTTTAAAAGCCAGGTCTATTGACAAAGGAGAACAGTTTTTCAGCACGGCATATGATTTTGGTTTTTCCAAGACCTACGCAGAGACCTTTGATTTTTGGGAGAAAGATGAAGTACTGAAAGAAGCGGTGTGGATTATCCGTAAGTTTCAGCCGGATGTTATCATTACCCGTTTCCCACCGGATGAAAGGGGAGGACACGGTCACCATCAGGCATCAGCTATACTGGCTATAGAAGCTTTTAAAATTGCCGGTGACCCTAAAGTATACCCCGAACAGCTGAAATATGTAAAACCCTGGGCAGCCAAAAGATTACTGTGGAACACCTTTAATTTTGGAGATATAAAGACTACAGCCGACAATCAGTTTAATCTCGAGATTGGAGATTATAATCCACTCATAGGGAAATCATATGGGGAGATCGCATCAGAGAGTCGCTCTTCACACAAAAGCCAGGGCTTTGGTGCTTCCAGACAAAGAGGAAATACCAGAGAATACTTTGAACTTCTGGGAGGGGAAGCTCCTGAAACAGACTTAATGGATGGTGTAGAAACATCATGGAAAAGAGTAACAAATAACCCTGCTATACAACAAAAGATTACGCAGCTTAATCAGAACTTTAATATCAGTCATCCTGAAGCTTCTGTAACCGGATTGACCGAGCTCTTGCAACTGGTGCAAAAAGTAGATGATGCTCACTGGAAAACGCAAAAGACCAAAGAAATAAAAGAACTGATACTGGACTGTGCCGGGATATGGATAGAAAGTTATACCGATCAGCCGAAATTTGTCTTAGGCACAACAATTTCTGTTGCTAACGATGCTATTGTCAGAAGACCAGACGTTAAAGTCGAACTCTCGGCAATAAACAATACCGCTGTTAATAAGTCGCTTAGCTATAACAGCATCTTAACTGAAAAAAACAACCAAACAGCGACACCTGTTTCACAACCTTACTGGCTTGATAAAGAAGGTACACTGGGAAAATTCAATGTGGATGATTTAACACTTGTCGGCAATCCTGAAAATCCCGATGCCCTGCATAATACTTTTACCCTCAAAATAAACGGGGTGCCCGTCACATTTGATCGTCCGGTATTATTCAAATACACGCACCCCGTAAGAGGAGAGGTATATGAGCCGTTGATCATTAGCCCTGCTGTAACGGCTAATATACTGAGCAGTGCTGTTGTCGCACGCCTCGGCGAACCGAAAACCGTAGAAATCTTATTTCAGGCACATACAGATCAACCTCAGACAACTGAAGTGTCATTCGATGTACCAAAGAACTGGACTGTATCTCCGCAAAAACTATCCTTAGATTTTAAAAATAAGGAGACAGAAATCTCCCAAAAGATAATATTGACACCTTTATCAAAAGATGTCCGTTTAGATTCTTTACAGATCAGTATAGACAATAAGGCAGCCCTTTCTTATCATTCCATAGCATACGATCATATTCCCAAGATCACCTGGTTTCCGCCGGCAAAAGTCCGTCTTACCGGACTGGATATTAATATTCCTCAGAAAAAAGTCGGCTATATTGAAGGTGCCGGAGACCTGGTAGCTTCCAGCCTAAAAGATATCGGTATCTCGGTTACTCCACTTCGGGAGTCCGAGATCGTAAATGACCAGTTGCAGGACTATGATGCGATAATAGTCGGTATAAGGGCTTTCAACGTGAATAACAGAATGTCTGCGCTGATGCCACATCTTTTAAAATATGTAAGATCAGGAGGAACGCTGGTGGAGCAATATAATGTGAATAATGGCCTGAAATCCAAAACCTTTGGCCCTTACCCGTTTCAGATCACGCGGGATCGTGTGACTGATGAAAATGCAACGGTACAGTTTGACAAAGAAAGTCCGGTATTACAGACTCCAAATAAGATCACAGCCGCAGACTTCGACGGATGGATTCAGGAACGGGGATTATACTTTGCGTCACAGATAGATAGCAAATATGCGACTCCACTGGTGATGAATGATAAAAATGAATCCCCGAATAACGGATCTCTTTTGGTTGTTAATGAAGGAAAAGGTAAATTTGTGTATACATCCTTGTCTTTTTTTAGACAATTGCCTGCCGGAGTACCGGGAGCTTACAGATTATTTGTAAATTTGCTATCAAAACAATCACAATAA
- a CDS encoding DUF6952 family protein, with the protein MKLPVIKHLTEFIEQNDVDYVLETIETLEALTEVPSLKDEELDVIGELISNMYGAVEVDKLIKEGTPKKEALNVFMKRVLGSIDK; encoded by the coding sequence ATGAAACTACCAGTAATTAAGCATTTAACGGAATTTATCGAGCAAAATGATGTGGACTACGTACTGGAGACCATAGAGACACTGGAAGCACTGACAGAAGTTCCTTCCTTAAAAGATGAAGAACTGGATGTTATCGGAGAATTAATCTCTAATATGTACGGAGCTGTTGAAGTCGACAAATTGATAAAAGAAGGAACTCCTAAAAAAGAAGCACTAAATGTGTTTATGAAAAGAGTCCTTGGTTCTATAGATAAATAA
- a CDS encoding thioredoxin family protein codes for MLQELENDTLQEIVDNNDIVMVQYSASWCGNCRIMKPKFKKLAGENENVSFIIVDAEKFPESRKLANVNNLPTFAAFKNGKLINQVQTNKFEGLIDLFNETTSN; via the coding sequence ATGTTACAGGAATTAGAAAACGATACGCTACAAGAAATTGTGGACAATAATGATATTGTAATGGTACAATACTCAGCTTCATGGTGTGGAAACTGCCGTATCATGAAACCAAAGTTCAAAAAGTTAGCCGGTGAGAATGAAAATGTTTCATTTATCATTGTTGACGCAGAGAAGTTTCCGGAGTCAAGAAAATTAGCAAACGTTAACAATCTTCCGACTTTTGCTGCATTCAAAAACGGCAAACTGATCAATCAGGTTCAAACTAATAAATTCGAAGGATTAATAGACTTATTCAATGAAACTACCAGTAATTAA